One genomic segment of Pseudomonas chlororaphis subsp. aurantiaca includes these proteins:
- a CDS encoding MFS transporter gives MKQTLDSSRSAASLSPWSPLKHGLFRGLWLASIASNIGTWMHEVGAGWLMTSLSASPMTVALVQVAAAAPMFFLALPAGALADIVDKRRYLLLVQGWMASVAMLLAFLTLSGLMTVPLLLLLTLAMGIGTALMMPAWSALTPELVPAGELPAAIALSSVGTNVARAVGPAIAGVLVSLAGPWATFAVNALSFFAVIAVLACWRREPKVAVLPAERLFSAIRVGWRYARSSHPLQRVLIRTLAFFFGASAGMSLLPLIVRGELQGSATQFGVLLGSVGLGAVLGAMLLPRLRQHLAVDRLVALASVIYALVLFALAWLRDFYLLIPVMLISGGAWIAVLSSFQVAAQTSVPAWVRARALAVYILMFFGSMALGGLLWGWVASLLSMSVALSVAAAVLLAGVGLTWRVGLPQRSAEDLAPSLHWPQPLLSDDQDLERGPVMIRLEYDIAPEHAQAFQQAMNPVRRMRQRNGSFSWCLLQDSENPRLWCEIFFDESWVGHLRHHERVTRAELKIEAAARRFQSEGVKIRIRHFLKGQG, from the coding sequence ATGAAACAGACCCTCGATTCCTCCCGTAGCGCGGCCTCCCTTTCGCCCTGGAGCCCGCTCAAGCATGGCCTGTTTCGCGGGCTGTGGCTGGCCAGCATCGCCTCGAACATCGGCACCTGGATGCATGAGGTGGGCGCCGGCTGGCTGATGACCTCGTTGTCGGCCAGCCCGATGACGGTGGCGCTGGTGCAGGTGGCCGCCGCGGCGCCGATGTTTTTCCTCGCGCTGCCGGCGGGGGCACTGGCCGATATCGTCGACAAGCGTCGCTATCTGCTGCTGGTGCAGGGCTGGATGGCCAGCGTCGCCATGCTGCTCGCGTTCCTGACCCTCAGCGGCCTGATGACGGTACCCTTGTTGCTGCTGTTGACCCTGGCCATGGGCATCGGCACGGCGCTGATGATGCCGGCCTGGTCGGCCCTGACCCCGGAACTGGTGCCCGCCGGCGAGTTACCCGCGGCCATCGCCTTGAGCAGCGTCGGGACCAACGTGGCGCGCGCCGTGGGCCCGGCCATCGCCGGCGTCCTGGTGAGCCTGGCCGGGCCCTGGGCGACCTTCGCGGTGAATGCGCTGTCGTTCTTTGCGGTGATCGCCGTGCTCGCCTGCTGGCGGCGCGAGCCGAAGGTCGCGGTGCTGCCGGCGGAGCGGCTGTTCAGCGCGATCCGCGTGGGCTGGCGCTACGCCCGCAGTTCCCATCCTCTGCAACGGGTACTGATTCGCACCCTGGCGTTCTTCTTTGGCGCCAGCGCCGGCATGTCCTTGCTGCCGTTGATCGTGCGTGGCGAGTTGCAGGGCAGCGCGACCCAGTTCGGCGTGTTGCTCGGCAGTGTCGGCCTCGGCGCCGTGCTGGGGGCGATGCTGTTGCCGCGGCTGCGCCAGCACCTGGCGGTGGATCGCCTGGTGGCGCTGGCCAGCGTGATCTACGCCCTGGTGCTGTTTGCCCTGGCCTGGTTGCGCGACTTCTATCTGTTGATCCCGGTGATGCTGATCAGCGGCGGCGCCTGGATCGCCGTGCTCTCGAGTTTCCAGGTGGCGGCCCAGACCTCGGTGCCGGCCTGGGTGCGGGCGCGAGCGCTGGCGGTGTATATCCTGATGTTCTTCGGCAGCATGGCCCTGGGCGGATTGCTCTGGGGCTGGGTCGCCAGCCTGTTGTCCATGAGCGTTGCCCTGAGCGTGGCGGCGGCGGTGCTGCTGGCCGGGGTCGGGCTGACCTGGCGGGTCGGCTTGCCCCAGCGCAGCGCCGAAGACCTGGCGCCGTCGCTGCACTGGCCGCAACCGCTGCTCAGCGACGACCAGGACCTGGAGCGCGGCCCGGTGATGATCCGCCTGGAATACGACATCGCCCCCGAACACGCCCAGGCCTTCCAGCAGGCGATGAACCCGGTGCGACGCATGCGCCAGCGCAACGGTTCGTTTTCCTGGTGCCTGCTGCAGGACAGCGAAAATCCACGCCTGTGGTGCGAGATTTTCTTCGACGAATCCTGGGTCGGCCACCTGCGTCACCACGAGCGGGTGACTCGCGCCGAGCTGAAGATCGAGGCGGCGGCCCGCCGTTTCCAGAGCGAAGGAGTGAAGATCCGGATCCGCCATTTCCTCAAGGGGCAGGGCTGA
- a CDS encoding OprD family porin — MLLALKHLAAPGPLRLRLKPLWLLALLSGGAPALAAQSAQDTPGFLEGASLEVLSRNFYLNNDYRSPTPAGKSYKQEWAQGFIASFESGFTPGPIGVGVDAHGFLGLKLDGGKGHSGTGLLPLDHDGRSEDSYSSAGGSLKFKASRTTLALGEMTVATPVFDTADKRLQPEYASGLLLSSRELEGLDLQAGHFSAFKNQDASTAKGDFSGYGATTRHASIDFIGADLFAAQALGGALYASELSDTWRQYYANLHASLGQLFLDGNLYRTRDQGQATAGAIDTTAYSLSGKYRIDAQAFTLAYQKIHGDTPFDFVGGDAIYLANSIKYADFNGPGERSWQARYDLDLGALGIPGLSFMARYVSGRGIDGSHAPQGGAYNPFDSANGTYSPQQGRGGRHWERDLDLHYIVQSGPAKDLSLQLSHVSHRANATQAGDDIDRLYIVIQYPLKLGPF; from the coding sequence ATGCTGCTTGCCTTGAAACACCTCGCTGCCCCCGGGCCGCTGCGCCTGCGCCTGAAGCCGCTGTGGCTGCTCGCCTTGCTCAGCGGCGGCGCCCCGGCGCTGGCGGCACAGAGCGCGCAAGACACCCCCGGTTTCCTTGAGGGGGCGAGTCTTGAAGTGCTCAGCCGCAACTTCTACCTCAACAACGACTATCGCTCCCCGACCCCGGCCGGCAAGAGCTACAAGCAGGAATGGGCCCAGGGCTTCATCGCCTCGTTCGAGTCCGGCTTCACCCCCGGCCCCATCGGCGTGGGGGTCGATGCCCACGGTTTCCTGGGCTTGAAACTGGACGGCGGCAAGGGGCATTCCGGGACGGGCCTGTTGCCGCTGGATCATGACGGGCGCAGCGAAGACAGCTACTCCAGCGCTGGTGGCTCGCTGAAATTCAAGGCCTCGCGGACCACCCTGGCGCTCGGTGAAATGACCGTGGCGACCCCGGTGTTCGACACCGCCGACAAACGCCTGCAACCGGAATACGCCAGCGGACTGCTGCTCTCCAGCCGTGAGCTCGAGGGGCTCGACCTGCAGGCCGGTCACTTCAGCGCCTTCAAGAACCAGGACGCCTCGACCGCCAAGGGCGACTTTTCCGGCTACGGGGCAACCACCCGCCACGCCAGCATCGACTTCATCGGCGCCGACCTGTTCGCCGCCCAGGCGCTGGGCGGCGCCCTCTACGCCTCGGAGCTGAGCGACACCTGGCGCCAGTACTACGCCAACCTGCATGCCAGCCTTGGCCAGCTGTTCCTCGACGGTAACCTGTACCGCACCCGCGACCAGGGCCAGGCCACGGCCGGCGCCATCGACACCACGGCCTACAGCCTCTCCGGCAAATACCGGATCGATGCCCAGGCGTTCACCCTGGCCTATCAGAAAATCCACGGCGACACGCCCTTCGACTTTGTCGGCGGCGACGCCATCTACCTCGCCAACTCGATCAAATACGCCGACTTCAACGGCCCCGGCGAACGCTCCTGGCAAGCGCGCTACGACCTCGACCTCGGCGCCCTGGGCATTCCCGGCCTGAGCTTCATGGCCCGCTATGTGAGCGGCCGCGGCATCGACGGCAGCCACGCGCCCCAGGGCGGCGCCTACAACCCCTTCGATAGCGCCAACGGCACCTACAGCCCGCAACAGGGCCGGGGCGGACGCCACTGGGAACGCGACCTGGACCTGCACTACATCGTGCAATCGGGCCCGGCCAAGGACCTGTCGCTGCAACTGTCCCACGTCAGCCACCGGGCCAACGCCACCCAGGCCGGCGACGATATCGACAGGCTGTACATCGTCATTCAGTACCCGCTCAAGCTCGGGCCGTTCTGA
- a CDS encoding hydrolase: MSIRELLNPSNCALILIDHQPQMSFGVQSIDRQTLKNNTVGLAKAAKIFNVPTIFTSVETESFSGYIWPELLSVFPDHQPIERTSMNSWEDKKLVEAVKATGRKKLIMAALWTEVCLNFPALEALAEGYEVYIVTDASGGTTQEAHDMSVQRMIQAGAVPVTWQQVLLEFQRDWAHKETYDAVMDLVREHSGAYGMGVDYAYTMVHKAPQRQVK, translated from the coding sequence ATGTCTATCCGTGAACTGCTCAACCCAAGCAACTGCGCCCTGATCCTGATCGACCACCAGCCACAGATGTCCTTCGGCGTGCAGTCGATCGACCGCCAGACCCTGAAGAACAACACCGTGGGCCTGGCCAAGGCGGCGAAGATCTTCAACGTGCCGACCATCTTCACTTCGGTGGAAACCGAGAGCTTCAGCGGCTACATCTGGCCGGAACTGCTCAGCGTGTTCCCGGATCACCAGCCGATCGAGCGCACCTCGATGAACTCCTGGGAAGACAAGAAGCTGGTGGAAGCGGTGAAGGCCACCGGGCGCAAGAAACTGATCATGGCTGCGCTGTGGACCGAGGTCTGCCTGAACTTCCCGGCCCTGGAAGCCCTGGCCGAAGGTTATGAGGTGTACATCGTCACCGACGCTTCCGGCGGCACCACCCAGGAAGCCCATGACATGTCGGTGCAGCGCATGATCCAGGCCGGCGCGGTGCCGGTGACCTGGCAGCAAGTGCTGCTCGAGTTCCAGCGCGACTGGGCGCACAAGGAAACCTACGACGCGGTGATGGACCTGGTGCGCGAGCACAGCGGCGCCTACGGCATGGGCGTGGACTATGCCTACACCATGGTGCACAAGGCGCCGCAGCGTCAGGTCAAGTAA
- a CDS encoding DsbA family protein, whose product MGNVIHLAYDFINPWCWIGELNLRQAMAAHRPWPIVYVPSRSTFDLPASRIEQGEYARRRFGSLARSRLFEAQITRAGQALGLRFAFERIERLVDSDAAHSLMLERAARGGDCAALFARIFRAYFCEGRDIGDARVLAELGGDGKREQERLLDYLCSGEGLAALQRHKRDAADWSGGVLPAFRIGDTRVSGAQPDALLARVLRDATVPEAQVAHALG is encoded by the coding sequence ATGGGTAACGTCATTCATCTGGCGTACGACTTCATCAATCCCTGGTGCTGGATCGGCGAGCTGAACCTGCGCCAGGCCATGGCGGCGCACCGGCCATGGCCGATCGTCTATGTGCCGAGCCGCTCCACGTTCGACCTTCCCGCCAGCCGCATCGAGCAGGGCGAGTACGCCCGGCGCCGGTTCGGCAGCCTGGCGCGCAGCCGGCTGTTCGAAGCGCAGATCACCCGGGCCGGCCAGGCGCTGGGGCTGCGTTTTGCCTTCGAGCGAATCGAGCGCCTGGTCGACAGCGACGCGGCGCACAGCCTGATGCTCGAGCGGGCCGCCCGCGGTGGCGACTGCGCCGCGCTGTTTGCGCGGATCTTCCGGGCCTATTTCTGCGAGGGCCGCGATATCGGCGATGCGCGGGTGCTCGCGGAGCTGGGCGGGGACGGCAAGCGCGAGCAGGAGCGGCTGCTCGACTACCTGTGCAGTGGTGAAGGGCTGGCTGCGTTGCAACGCCACAAGCGCGATGCCGCGGACTGGTCGGGCGGGGTGCTGCCGGCCTTTCGCATCGGCGACACCCGGGTCTCGGGTGCCCAGCCCGACGCCTTGCTGGCGCGGGTGTTGCGGGACGCGACGGTGCCAGAAGCGCAGGTGGCCCATGCCTTGGGTTAG
- a CDS encoding TrkH family potassium uptake protein translates to MSLAAIRLIAFILGIFLITLAASMVIPLITLVAHERSDDLSAFLWSSLITLVCGLLLIARGRPDIAQLRPRDMYLLTTSSWIVVCAFAALPMVFISHISYTDAFFETMSGITTTGSTVLSGLDTASPGLLIWRSMLHWLGGIGFIGMAVAILPLLRVGGMRLFQTESSDWSEKVTPRSHVAAKYILWLYLGLTGAATLALWLAGMTPFEAVNHAMSLISTGGFSTSDASLGHWPQPTIHWIAVVVMILGSLPFTLYVATLRGHRRALIKDHQVRGFIGFLIVIWLSVGTWLCFHSDYGWWDAFRIVAVNVTSVVTTTGIAVGDYTLWGSFAVLFFFYLTFVGGCSGSTAGGLKIFRFQVAASLLVSSLKQLIHPRAVIQKKYNGHPIDEEIVRSLLTFSFFFTITIAFIALGLALIGLDWTTALSGAATAVCNVGPGLGTIIGPAGNFSSLPDAAKWLLTVGMLLGRLEILTVLVLVTPVFWKY, encoded by the coding sequence ATGTCCCTCGCAGCAATACGGCTTATCGCTTTTATCCTTGGTATTTTTCTGATCACGCTGGCCGCAAGTATGGTGATCCCCCTGATTACGCTCGTGGCCCATGAGCGCAGCGACGATCTGTCGGCGTTTCTCTGGTCGAGCCTGATCACCCTCGTTTGTGGTCTTTTGTTGATCGCGCGCGGGCGTCCGGATATCGCCCAGCTGCGTCCGAGGGATATGTACCTGCTGACGACCAGCAGTTGGATCGTGGTATGTGCCTTCGCGGCGTTGCCCATGGTGTTCATCAGCCATATCAGTTACACCGACGCTTTTTTTGAAACGATGTCCGGCATCACCACTACGGGTTCAACTGTTCTGAGTGGGCTGGATACCGCGTCGCCAGGGTTACTGATCTGGCGCTCGATGCTTCACTGGCTGGGGGGTATCGGCTTCATCGGCATGGCCGTGGCGATCCTTCCACTGTTGCGGGTGGGTGGCATGCGCCTTTTCCAGACAGAGTCCTCAGACTGGTCGGAGAAGGTGACGCCACGCTCCCATGTTGCCGCCAAGTACATCCTCTGGCTTTATCTGGGGCTCACGGGGGCTGCGACTCTAGCGCTCTGGTTGGCTGGGATGACGCCTTTCGAAGCAGTGAACCACGCGATGTCGCTGATTTCGACGGGAGGTTTTTCAACTTCTGACGCGTCACTCGGGCATTGGCCGCAGCCAACGATTCACTGGATAGCGGTGGTCGTTATGATTTTGGGGAGTCTGCCTTTCACCTTGTATGTCGCAACATTGCGTGGCCACCGGCGTGCGTTGATCAAGGATCACCAGGTCCGTGGGTTTATTGGGTTCTTAATCGTCATCTGGTTGTCGGTGGGGACATGGCTGTGCTTTCACAGCGACTATGGTTGGTGGGACGCGTTTCGCATCGTAGCCGTTAACGTGACCTCGGTTGTCACCACCACCGGGATCGCGGTTGGCGATTACACGCTGTGGGGTAGCTTCGCCGTCCTGTTCTTTTTCTACCTGACCTTTGTCGGTGGATGTTCAGGCTCAACTGCCGGAGGCCTTAAAATCTTCCGCTTTCAGGTGGCCGCCAGCCTGCTGGTGAGCAGCTTGAAACAATTGATCCACCCTCGAGCCGTGATTCAGAAAAAGTACAACGGGCATCCGATCGACGAGGAAATCGTGCGTTCGCTTTTGACCTTTTCATTTTTCTTCACCATCACTATTGCCTTCATCGCTCTGGGGCTGGCCCTTATCGGGCTGGATTGGACGACGGCCTTGAGCGGCGCCGCAACAGCGGTCTGCAACGTCGGGCCCGGGCTGGGCACGATCATTGGTCCTGCGGGCAACTTCTCCTCATTGCCCGATGCGGCGAAATGGTTGTTGACCGTTGGCATGCTGCTGGGGCGCCTGGAAATCCTGACCGTGCTGGTGCTGGTGACGCCAGTATTCTGGAAGTATTGA
- a CDS encoding LysR family transcriptional regulator has translation MDKLLALKMFVETVRCGGYSSAARKLGLSTSSVTRQVAGLESELGASLLNRTTRNTSVTLAGQAYFDKAVAILEAIDEADASVADRGSEAQGHLRASVPVEFGRRIIAPHLGRLLERHPGLEISLSLSDRVSDLISERIDVSVRLGSSVVSDDIVSKKIGDFQRWLVASPDYLARTGLPRQPSDLLEHQCLRFDYGGVHQDWTFQGDEEPQRLSVQGRLQSNNADILREAALAGGGVALLADWLVRDDVGQGRLTRVLEQYEVNPGTASTCINALYLPNHRGSSRINVFIEFLEEILAA, from the coding sequence ATGGACAAGTTGCTGGCGCTGAAGATGTTCGTTGAAACCGTGCGCTGTGGCGGCTACTCATCGGCGGCGCGCAAGCTCGGCCTGTCGACGTCGTCGGTGACGCGGCAGGTGGCGGGGCTGGAAAGCGAACTGGGCGCCAGCCTGCTCAATCGCACCACGCGCAACACCAGTGTCACGCTCGCCGGGCAGGCCTATTTCGACAAGGCCGTGGCGATTCTCGAGGCCATCGACGAAGCCGACGCCAGCGTCGCCGACCGTGGCAGCGAGGCCCAGGGGCATCTGCGGGCCAGCGTTCCGGTGGAGTTCGGCCGGCGCATCATCGCCCCGCACCTGGGACGCCTGCTCGAGCGCCATCCGGGGCTGGAGATCAGCCTGTCGTTGAGCGACCGGGTCAGCGACCTGATCAGCGAGCGCATCGATGTCTCGGTGCGCCTCGGTTCCTCGGTGGTCAGCGATGACATCGTCAGCAAGAAGATCGGTGACTTCCAGCGTTGGCTCGTGGCCAGCCCCGACTACCTGGCACGCACCGGCCTGCCGCGCCAGCCGAGCGACCTGCTGGAGCACCAGTGCCTGCGGTTCGACTATGGCGGCGTGCACCAGGACTGGACCTTCCAGGGCGACGAAGAGCCGCAGCGCCTGAGTGTGCAGGGCCGCTTGCAGAGCAACAACGCCGACATCCTGCGCGAGGCGGCGCTGGCCGGTGGCGGCGTGGCGCTGCTGGCCGACTGGCTGGTACGCGACGATGTCGGCCAGGGCCGCCTGACCCGCGTGCTGGAGCAGTACGAGGTCAATCCCGGCACCGCCAGCACCTGCATCAATGCGCTGTACCTGCCCAACCACCGTGGCTCCAGCCGCATCAATGTGTTTATCGAGTTCCTCGAGGAAATCCTCGCCGCCTGA
- a CDS encoding MFS transporter — translation MPTGNFATTTSPAVKGERPATLSGALVALLAFCCGAVVANLYYAQPIVELIAPQIGLSNAHASLIVSLTQLGYAAGLLLLVPLADLMENRRLVVGFTLAVSLCLIAAGFTESPSLFLALSLLIGLTSVAVQILVPLAAHMAPEESRGRVVGNIMSGLLLGILLSRPLSSLLAQAFGWRGVFFSAAGLMAVIACVMAVALPRRMPTHQSSYGELIRSVFALARRHAGLRERSLYQGLLFASFSLFWTIVPIELIRQHGFSQAQVAVFALVGAVGAIAAPIAGRLADAGHGQRGTLVALLLAPLSLLIGALPGSGYLWLVVCAVLLDFAVQLNMVLGQREVYAIDPHSRARLNAVYMTSIFVGGALGSLVASPLYEQVGWSLSATSIAAVPGLALLLFLIRHYRQG, via the coding sequence ATGCCTACCGGCAACTTTGCAACGACGACCAGCCCGGCGGTGAAGGGCGAACGGCCCGCCACTCTCTCTGGCGCCCTGGTGGCCTTGCTGGCCTTTTGTTGTGGCGCGGTCGTCGCCAACCTTTATTACGCCCAGCCGATCGTCGAGCTGATCGCCCCGCAGATCGGCCTGTCGAACGCCCATGCCAGCCTGATTGTCTCGCTGACCCAGCTCGGTTACGCCGCGGGCCTGCTGCTGTTGGTGCCCCTGGCCGACCTGATGGAAAACCGCCGCCTGGTGGTGGGGTTCACGCTTGCAGTGAGCCTGTGCCTGATTGCCGCCGGCTTTACTGAGTCGCCTTCGCTGTTCCTGGCGCTGTCGTTGCTCATCGGCCTGACTTCGGTGGCGGTGCAGATTCTGGTGCCGTTGGCCGCGCACATGGCGCCCGAGGAAAGCCGTGGGCGGGTGGTCGGCAACATCATGAGCGGGCTGCTGCTGGGCATTCTGTTGTCGCGCCCGCTGTCGAGCCTGCTGGCCCAGGCGTTCGGCTGGCGCGGGGTGTTCTTCAGCGCTGCGGGCCTGATGGCGGTGATCGCCTGCGTCATGGCCGTTGCCCTGCCACGGCGCATGCCGACGCATCAGTCCTCCTATGGCGAGTTGATCCGCTCGGTCTTCGCCCTCGCGCGCCGCCATGCCGGCCTGCGTGAGCGCTCCTTGTACCAGGGTTTGTTGTTCGCCAGCTTCAGCCTGTTCTGGACCATCGTGCCCATCGAGCTGATTCGCCAGCACGGCTTCAGCCAGGCACAGGTGGCGGTGTTCGCCCTGGTGGGCGCGGTGGGGGCGATCGCGGCGCCGATCGCCGGCCGGCTGGCCGACGCCGGGCATGGCCAGCGCGGCACTCTCGTGGCCTTGCTGTTGGCGCCGCTGTCCCTGCTGATAGGTGCGCTGCCGGGCAGTGGCTATCTGTGGCTGGTGGTGTGCGCGGTGCTGCTGGATTTTGCCGTGCAGCTGAACATGGTGCTTGGCCAGCGTGAGGTGTACGCCATCGACCCGCACAGCCGGGCGCGCCTGAATGCGGTGTACATGACCAGCATCTTTGTCGGTGGCGCCCTGGGTTCGCTGGTGGCCAGCCCGCTGTATGAGCAGGTGGGATGGAGCCTGTCGGCGACCTCGATTGCCGCGGTCCCTGGCTTGGCGCTGCTGCTGTTTCTGATCCGTCACTACCGCCAGGGCTGA